The Sphingobium aromaticiconvertens genome has a segment encoding these proteins:
- a CDS encoding MFS transporter: MAGAAVGGDYVMDAKRDRLVITASALGTVFEWYDFYIYGVLAPIIGRTFFPTDNPTVELLYSLAGFAIGFGFRPLGAMLFGYLGDRLGRKYTFLATIILMGVATAGVGLTPSAASIGVAAPIILILLRIAQGLALGGEYGGAAIYVAEHAPAGKRGFYTSFIQAGVIGGFILSLIVVVGTQWIVGPEVWQAWGWRLPFIFSLALLAISLWMRLMLRESPVFMAMKKAGTQAKNPLKEAFTYPGNRKRMLVAMIGIAAGFTVIAYTVMFQALYFLQSGLHVSPGIAQLLVGGSAFAGMGAFIFFGWLSDRVGRKKPIIIGYALVLALLIPLYQFMGSTANPALAAAAERAPVVVSGPDCRFDPFAKVQPTVCGKLLDHFSKRGLPYEKQVGATPAVSIGGLPVVDLSAVGLDNALKAKGYDFGTITPDWPRAMLLFGALLLLWTLSGATYGPVAALLSEYFPARIRYSSLSIPYHIGTGYFGGFLPLVSQYMVARTGDPYAGLWYTMVVVAAALVTCLIALPETRGNRLDA; this comes from the coding sequence ATGGCGGGGGCGGCAGTCGGTGGTGACTATGTGATGGACGCGAAGCGGGACCGGTTGGTCATTACCGCTTCGGCGCTGGGCACCGTGTTCGAATGGTATGATTTCTATATCTACGGGGTGCTGGCGCCGATCATTGGCCGCACCTTCTTTCCCACCGACAATCCGACTGTGGAGTTGCTCTATTCGCTGGCGGGTTTCGCCATCGGCTTCGGCTTTCGGCCGCTGGGCGCGATGCTGTTCGGCTATCTGGGCGATCGGCTGGGACGAAAATATACATTCCTGGCGACCATCATCCTGATGGGGGTCGCGACGGCGGGGGTGGGGCTGACGCCCTCCGCCGCCAGCATCGGCGTGGCCGCGCCGATCATCCTGATCCTGTTGCGGATCGCGCAGGGGCTGGCGCTGGGCGGTGAATATGGCGGGGCGGCGATCTATGTCGCGGAACATGCGCCAGCGGGCAAGCGCGGCTTCTATACCAGCTTCATTCAGGCGGGCGTGATCGGCGGGTTCATCCTGTCGCTGATCGTCGTGGTCGGTACGCAATGGATCGTGGGGCCAGAGGTGTGGCAGGCCTGGGGTTGGCGGCTGCCCTTCATCTTCTCGCTTGCGCTATTGGCGATTTCGCTCTGGATGCGGTTGATGCTGCGCGAAAGCCCGGTATTCATGGCGATGAAGAAAGCGGGGACGCAGGCGAAAAATCCGCTCAAGGAAGCCTTCACCTATCCCGGCAACAGGAAGCGGATGCTGGTCGCTATGATCGGGATCGCGGCGGGCTTTACCGTGATCGCCTATACGGTGATGTTCCAGGCGCTCTATTTCCTCCAGAGCGGGCTGCATGTGTCGCCCGGTATCGCGCAGTTGCTGGTGGGCGGCAGCGCCTTTGCCGGGATGGGCGCGTTCATCTTCTTTGGCTGGCTGTCGGATCGGGTGGGGCGCAAGAAGCCGATCATCATCGGCTATGCGCTGGTGCTGGCGCTGTTGATACCGCTCTATCAGTTCATGGGCAGCACGGCGAACCCGGCGCTGGCCGCAGCGGCGGAGCGGGCGCCCGTAGTCGTCAGCGGGCCGGATTGTCGTTTCGATCCTTTCGCGAAGGTGCAACCAACCGTCTGTGGCAAACTGCTCGATCATTTTTCCAAGCGCGGCCTTCCTTATGAGAAACAGGTTGGTGCAACGCCCGCCGTCAGCATCGGCGGGCTGCCGGTTGTGGATTTGAGCGCGGTTGGGCTGGATAACGCGCTCAAGGCCAAGGGCTATGATTTCGGGACGATAACGCCGGACTGGCCGCGGGCGATGCTGTTGTTCGGCGCGTTGCTGCTGCTGTGGACGCTTTCGGGGGCGACCTATGGGCCGGTCGCGGCTTTGTTGTCGGAATATTTTCCGGCGCGCATCCGCTATAGTTCTCTGTCCATCCCCTATCATATCGGCACCGGCTATTTCGGCGGATTTCTACCGCTGGTCAGTCAATATATGGTCGCGCGGACGGGCGATCCCTATGCGGGGCTGTGGTACACAATGGTCGTGGTTGCCGCCGCACTCGTGACCTGCCTGATCGCCCTGCCGGAGACGCGGGGCAACAGGCTGGACGCCTGA
- a CDS encoding tRNA-binding protein produces the protein MHLTHDPAALPADTIDFDDFLAVDIRIGTIVSAEAYPDARKPAYKLLIDFGPGIGHKKSSAQITENYTLDALPGRQVAAVVNFAPRQIGKFLSEVLTLGFADEAGAVTLFAPDKAVPNGARLF, from the coding sequence ATGCACCTGACTCACGACCCTGCCGCGCTACCTGCTGATACCATCGATTTCGATGATTTCCTGGCGGTCGATATCCGCATCGGGACCATCGTTTCGGCGGAAGCCTATCCCGATGCGCGCAAGCCGGCCTATAAACTGCTGATCGATTTCGGGCCGGGGATTGGCCATAAGAAATCGAGTGCGCAGATTACAGAGAATTACACGCTGGATGCCCTGCCGGGGCGTCAGGTCGCGGCAGTGGTCAACTTTGCGCCGCGCCAGATCGGCAAATTTCTGTCTGAAGTGCTGACATTGGGCTTTGCGGACGAGGCGGGTGCGGTGACGCTGTTCGCGCCGGACAAGGCAGTGCCGAACGGGGCGCGGTTGTTCTAA
- a CDS encoding acetyl/propionyl/methylcrotonyl-CoA carboxylase subunit alpha, which translates to MAITKILIANRGEIACRVIRTARKMGIKTVAVYSDADSRAPHVLLADEAVHIGPSPAAQSYLIADKIIQACKDTGADAVHPGYGFLSERESFRKALDAEGIIFVGPPANAIAAMGDKIESKKLAMAAGVNVVPGFVGVIEDTEHAVKISNEIGYPVMMKASAGGGGKGMRLAYSEQDVREGFEATKREGLNSFGDDRVFIEKFIESPRHIEIQILGDQHGNIVYLNERECSIQRRHQKVVEEAPSPFVTPKMRKAMGEQCVALARAVGYFSAGTVELIVSGADTTGEGFYFLEMNTRLQVEHPVTEEITGLDLVEQMIRVANGEALAFGQDDVKINGWSIENRVYAEDPYRGFLPSTGRLIRYNPPEAIDGVRVDDGVEEGGEVSMFYDPMIAKLITWAPTRLEAIDKQIAALDRFEIDGPGHNIDFVSALMQHERFRSGNITTGFIAEEYPDGFQGAPASPELLKRLAAIGAFAAMAQADRARRIDGQLGNKLKAPTGWQVKIGDLLHDVVIKGDDVSVDGEAIDMALEYTPGDRLIEAEFGDDELAVKIASVRAGFVLTAHGASHKLRILPAHAAPYAAHMIEKIPPDLSRYLICPMPGLLVALNVKEGDKVEAGQPLAVIEAMKMENILRAQKSGTVKSVSAAQGESLPVDAIILEME; encoded by the coding sequence ATGGCAATCACCAAGATCCTGATCGCGAACCGTGGCGAAATCGCGTGCCGCGTCATTCGCACGGCGCGCAAGATGGGCATCAAGACCGTGGCGGTCTATTCGGACGCCGACAGCCGCGCGCCGCATGTGCTGCTGGCGGATGAGGCTGTACATATCGGCCCGTCGCCCGCCGCCCAATCATACCTGATCGCGGACAAGATCATTCAGGCGTGCAAGGATACAGGCGCTGACGCCGTGCATCCGGGCTATGGCTTCCTGTCGGAGCGGGAGAGCTTCCGGAAGGCACTGGACGCCGAGGGCATCATCTTTGTCGGCCCCCCCGCCAATGCGATCGCGGCGATGGGCGACAAGATCGAGTCCAAGAAGCTGGCGATGGCAGCGGGCGTCAATGTCGTCCCCGGCTTTGTCGGCGTGATCGAGGACACCGAACATGCTGTGAAGATCTCCAACGAGATCGGCTATCCGGTGATGATGAAGGCATCGGCTGGCGGCGGCGGCAAGGGGATGCGGCTGGCCTATAGCGAGCAGGATGTGCGCGAAGGCTTTGAGGCAACCAAGCGCGAAGGGCTGAACAGCTTTGGCGATGACCGCGTGTTCATCGAGAAGTTCATCGAAAGCCCGCGCCATATCGAAATCCAGATATTGGGCGATCAGCACGGCAATATCGTCTATCTGAACGAACGCGAATGTTCGATCCAGCGTCGCCACCAGAAGGTGGTCGAGGAAGCGCCGTCGCCCTTCGTCACGCCCAAGATGCGGAAGGCCATGGGCGAACAGTGCGTCGCGCTGGCGCGTGCGGTCGGCTATTTCAGCGCGGGGACGGTCGAACTGATCGTGTCGGGCGCGGACACGACCGGCGAGGGCTTCTACTTCCTGGAGATGAACACCCGGTTGCAGGTTGAACATCCCGTGACCGAGGAAATCACCGGCCTCGATCTGGTCGAGCAGATGATCCGCGTCGCCAATGGCGAGGCGCTGGCGTTCGGCCAGGACGATGTGAAGATCAACGGCTGGTCGATCGAGAATCGTGTCTATGCCGAAGACCCTTATCGCGGCTTTCTGCCGTCCACTGGTCGCCTGATCCGCTATAATCCGCCCGAGGCCATTGACGGCGTGCGTGTGGACGATGGCGTGGAAGAGGGCGGCGAGGTCAGCATGTTCTACGACCCGATGATCGCCAAGCTCATTACCTGGGCGCCGACGCGGCTGGAGGCGATCGACAAGCAGATCGCGGCGCTCGACCGGTTCGAAATTGACGGGCCGGGCCACAATATCGATTTCGTGTCGGCGCTGATGCAGCATGAGCGGTTCCGCTCGGGCAACATCACCACCGGCTTCATCGCAGAGGAATATCCCGACGGCTTCCAGGGCGCGCCCGCGTCACCGGAACTGCTCAAGAGGCTGGCGGCGATCGGAGCCTTTGCGGCGATGGCGCAGGCTGATCGCGCACGGCGGATCGACGGGCAACTGGGCAACAAGCTGAAGGCCCCGACCGGCTGGCAGGTGAAGATTGGCGACCTGTTGCACGACGTCGTCATCAAGGGCGACGATGTGAGCGTGGATGGCGAAGCGATCGACATGGCGCTGGAATATACGCCGGGCGACCGGCTGATTGAGGCCGAGTTTGGCGACGACGAACTGGCCGTGAAGATCGCGTCCGTGCGCGCGGGCTTCGTGCTGACGGCGCATGGGGCGAGCCACAAGCTGCGCATCCTGCCCGCACATGCTGCGCCCTATGCGGCGCACATGATCGAAAAGATCCCGCCAGACCTGTCGCGCTACCTGATTTGCCCGATGCCGGGCCTGCTTGTCGCGCTGAACGTCAAGGAAGGCGACAAGGTGGAGGCCGGACAGCCGCTTGCGGTCATTGAGGCGATGAAGATGGAAAATATCCTGCGCGCGCAGAAGTCGGGGACCGTCAAGAGCGTGTCGGCGGCGCAGGGCGAAAGCCTGCCGGTGGATGCGATCATCCTGGAGATGGAATAG
- the bioB gene encoding biotin synthase BioB — MTAPVRIDWTREEIATLFDLPFNDLMFEAQTIHRANFPRNEVQLSTLLSIKTGGCPEDCGYCNQSASAESGLKAEKLMSVQSVMQAAAQAKDAGSSRFCMGAAWRNPKERDMPAIVSMVKGVRQMGMETCMTLGMLTQGQAKTLADAGLDYYNHNIDTSPEHYEKVITTRTFDDRLETLENVRNSGINVCSGGIVGMGEAREDRVGFLHALATLPEHPQSVPINALVPVKGTVLGDMLADTPLAKIDEIEFVRTVAVARIVMPQSMVRLSAGRESMSEACQALCFMAGANSIFTGDRLLTTPNAGDNADTALFAKLGVVPMQAEVKAHLEAAE, encoded by the coding sequence ATGACCGCACCTGTTCGCATCGACTGGACGCGCGAGGAAATCGCGACCCTGTTCGACCTGCCCTTCAACGATCTGATGTTCGAGGCCCAGACCATCCATCGCGCGAACTTCCCGCGCAATGAGGTCCAGCTATCGACTCTGCTGTCGATCAAGACCGGTGGGTGCCCGGAGGATTGCGGCTATTGCAACCAGTCCGCCTCGGCGGAATCGGGCCTGAAGGCTGAAAAGTTGATGAGCGTGCAATCGGTCATGCAGGCTGCGGCACAAGCGAAGGATGCGGGAAGTTCGCGCTTTTGCATGGGTGCTGCTTGGCGCAATCCCAAGGAGCGGGACATGCCCGCCATCGTGTCGATGGTGAAGGGTGTGCGCCAGATGGGCATGGAAACCTGCATGACGCTGGGGATGCTGACGCAGGGGCAGGCGAAGACGCTGGCCGACGCGGGCCTCGATTATTACAACCATAATATCGACACCTCGCCCGAACATTATGAGAAGGTCATCACCACCCGGACCTTTGACGACCGGCTGGAAACGCTGGAAAATGTTCGCAATAGCGGGATTAACGTCTGCTCGGGCGGGATAGTCGGCATGGGTGAGGCGCGTGAGGATCGCGTCGGCTTTCTCCATGCGCTCGCGACCCTGCCCGAACACCCCCAAAGCGTGCCGATCAACGCGCTGGTGCCGGTCAAGGGCACGGTGCTGGGCGATATGCTGGCCGACACGCCGCTCGCCAAGATCGACGAGATCGAGTTCGTGCGGACCGTGGCCGTGGCGCGGATCGTGATGCCGCAGAGCATGGTGCGGTTGAGTGCGGGCCGCGAGAGCATGAGCGAGGCGTGCCAGGCGCTGTGCTTCATGGCGGGCGCGAACAGTATCTTCACCGGCGACCGGCTGCTGACGACGCCGAACGCAGGCGACAATGCCGACACGGCGTTGTTCGCCAAGCTGGGCGTGGTGCCGATGCAGGCCGAAGTTAAGGCGCATCTGGAGGCGGCGGAATAA
- the scpA gene encoding methylmalonyl-CoA mutase translates to MTQKPTQDQWAAAADKEVKGKDLTWRTPEGIDVKPLYTAEDVTVDPGLPGFAPFTRGVRASMYAGRPWTIRQYAGFSTAEESNAFYKRNLAAGQKGLSVAFDLATHRGYDSDHPRVTGDVGKAGVAIDTLEDMKILFDGIPLDKMSVSMTMNGAVIPILAFFIVTGEEQGVDRKLLDGTIQNDILKEFMVRNTYIYPPEPSMRIISDIFGYTSREMPKFNSISISGYHMQEAGATQVQELAFTIADGMEYVKYGVASGLDIDKFAGRLSFFFAIGMNFFMEIAKLRAARVLWHRSMTKLGAQDERSKMLRTHCQTSGVSLTEQDPYNNIIRTTVEAMASMLGGTQSLHTNALDEAIALPTDFSARIARNTQIIIQEETGMTKVVDPLGGSYYIEALTQQLVDAAQEIIDRVQAEGGMAKAVAAGWPKAMIEEAAAGRQARVDRADDVIVGVNKYRLATEDFLETLDIDNAKVREGQIARINKTKAERDEDKCQAALQALREGATKPSSIENNLLALAVECARARATLGEISSAMEESFNRYGTTPTPVKGVYAAPYEGDSRWQQVLDGVQAVERRLGRKPKLLVAKMGQDGHDRGANVIASAFGDMGFDVVSGPLFQTPEETVVLALESSVDVVGASSLAAGHKTLIPDLIAKLREAGRNDIKVIAGGVIPPQDYDFLRDAGVQGIYGPGSNVVECAADVLRLLGHNMPPAGLEEAA, encoded by the coding sequence ATGACGCAGAAGCCGACGCAGGACCAGTGGGCCGCCGCCGCCGACAAGGAGGTGAAGGGCAAGGATCTGACCTGGCGCACGCCCGAGGGGATCGACGTCAAGCCGCTCTATACGGCGGAGGACGTCACCGTCGATCCGGGCCTGCCGGGCTTTGCGCCGTTCACGCGCGGGGTGCGCGCGTCCATGTATGCGGGCCGTCCCTGGACCATCCGTCAATATGCGGGCTTTTCGACCGCCGAGGAGTCCAACGCCTTCTACAAGCGCAATCTGGCCGCGGGGCAGAAGGGGCTGTCGGTCGCGTTCGATCTGGCCACCCATCGCGGCTATGACAGCGACCATCCGCGCGTAACCGGCGACGTCGGCAAGGCAGGCGTGGCGATAGACACGCTGGAGGATATGAAGATCCTGTTCGACGGGATTCCGCTCGACAAGATGAGCGTGTCCATGACGATGAACGGGGCGGTGATCCCGATCCTGGCCTTCTTCATCGTGACGGGAGAGGAACAGGGCGTCGACCGCAAGCTGCTGGACGGAACCATTCAGAATGACATTCTGAAGGAGTTCATGGTCCGCAACACCTATATCTATCCGCCCGAACCCTCGATGCGGATCATCTCCGACATTTTCGGCTATACGTCGCGTGAGATGCCCAAGTTCAACAGCATCTCCATCTCCGGCTATCATATGCAGGAGGCCGGGGCGACGCAGGTGCAGGAACTGGCCTTCACCATCGCCGACGGCATGGAATATGTGAAATATGGCGTGGCGTCGGGCCTCGACATCGACAAATTCGCCGGACGTCTGAGCTTCTTTTTCGCCATCGGCATGAACTTCTTCATGGAGATCGCCAAGCTGCGCGCGGCCCGCGTGCTGTGGCACCGCTCCATGACCAAGCTGGGCGCGCAGGATGAGCGCAGCAAGATGCTGCGGACGCATTGCCAGACCAGCGGCGTGTCGCTGACCGAACAGGACCCGTATAACAACATCATCCGCACCACGGTCGAGGCGATGGCCTCGATGCTGGGCGGTACCCAGTCGCTGCACACCAATGCGCTGGACGAAGCGATCGCGCTGCCCACCGACTTTTCCGCCCGCATCGCGCGCAATACGCAGATCATCATCCAGGAAGAAACCGGGATGACCAAGGTCGTCGATCCGCTGGGTGGCAGCTATTATATCGAGGCGCTGACCCAGCAACTGGTCGACGCCGCGCAGGAGATTATCGACCGCGTACAGGCCGAAGGCGGCATGGCGAAGGCCGTGGCGGCTGGCTGGCCCAAAGCGATGATCGAGGAAGCGGCGGCCGGGCGGCAGGCGCGTGTCGACCGCGCCGATGACGTGATCGTGGGCGTCAACAAATACCGCCTCGCGACCGAGGATTTCCTCGAAACGCTGGACATCGACAACGCCAAGGTCCGCGAAGGCCAGATCGCCCGCATCAATAAGACCAAGGCCGAGCGTGACGAGGACAAGTGCCAAGCCGCTTTGCAGGCGTTGCGCGAAGGCGCGACCAAGCCTTCGAGCATCGAGAATAACCTGCTGGCGTTGGCCGTGGAGTGCGCGCGCGCACGCGCCACGCTGGGCGAGATTTCATCGGCGATGGAAGAGAGCTTCAATCGCTACGGTACGACGCCAACGCCCGTGAAGGGCGTTTATGCGGCCCCCTATGAGGGGGATAGCCGCTGGCAACAGGTTCTTGACGGAGTGCAGGCCGTCGAGCGGCGCCTCGGTCGCAAGCCCAAACTGCTCGTCGCAAAGATGGGGCAGGATGGGCATGATCGAGGCGCCAACGTCATCGCCTCCGCGTTCGGGGACATGGGGTTCGACGTCGTGTCGGGACCGTTGTTCCAGACGCCGGAGGAAACCGTGGTGCTGGCGCTGGAGAGCAGCGTCGACGTAGTGGGGGCGTCATCATTGGCGGCAGGGCACAAGACGTTGATCCCCGACCTGATCGCCAAGCTGCGCGAGGCCGGTCGCAACGACATCAAGGTGATCGCAGGCGGGGTCATTCCGCCGCAGGACTATGACTTCCTCCGTGACGCGGGCGTTCAGGGCATTTATGGGCCGGGTTCCAATGTCGTGGAATGCGCCGCCGATGTGCTGCGCCTCCTCGGCCACAACATGCCCCCTGCCGGGCTGGAGGAAGCCGCCTAA
- the mce gene encoding methylmalonyl-CoA epimerase, translating into MKLGRLNHIGVATPSLEASIAYYRDVMGATITHEPFDLPAQGVKVCFVDTPGENGTNGTQIELIEPLGEASPIHGFIAKNPAGGQHHMCYEVPDIHAAKAWFEKLGKKVLGEPRIGAHGTLIFFVHPKDMNGVLTEIMETPKGGH; encoded by the coding sequence ATGAAGCTGGGCCGCCTCAACCATATCGGCGTTGCTACCCCCTCGCTGGAGGCGAGCATCGCTTATTATCGCGACGTAATGGGCGCGACCATCACGCATGAACCGTTCGACCTGCCCGCGCAGGGTGTGAAGGTATGCTTCGTCGATACGCCGGGTGAGAATGGCACCAATGGGACGCAGATCGAATTGATCGAGCCGCTGGGTGAAGCCTCGCCGATCCATGGCTTTATCGCCAAGAACCCGGCCGGTGGGCAGCATCATATGTGCTATGAAGTACCCGACATCCATGCGGCCAAAGCGTGGTTCGAAAAGCTGGGCAAGAAGGTGCTGGGTGAACCGCGCATCGGTGCGCACGGCACGCTGATCTTCTTCGTGCATCCCAAGGACATGAACGGGGTGCTGACCGAGATCATGGAAACGCCCAAGGGCGGGCATTGA
- the bktB gene encoding beta-ketothiolase BktB, with amino-acid sequence MQDIYIVSGVRTAIGDFGGALKGFLPSDLGAKVVAEALNRAGVAPGDVEHVVFGQVMPTSAKDGMLARACALNAGVPVETPALTLNRLCGSGVQAIISAAQMMKLGEAGITVAGGTESMSNVPYHDHGVRWGKKMGDNVLVDALTQGLQDGIGGYHMGVTAENVAERHCITREEQDALALEGHQRASRAIAEGRFKDQILPIEIKTRKGMTLFDTDEHPRADTSAETLAGMRAVFKKDGTVTAANASGINDGAAAVVLATGAEVEKRGLKPLAKIIAWGHAGVEPEYMGEGPIKAVPVALKRAGLTLDQMDVIEANEAFAAQALAVAKELGFDREKLNPNGSGVALGHPVGATGCILTVKAAYELKRIGGKYALITMCIGGGQGIAMIIENVA; translated from the coding sequence TTGCAGGATATTTACATCGTCAGCGGCGTGCGGACCGCGATTGGCGACTTTGGCGGCGCGCTCAAGGGCTTCCTGCCCAGCGACCTTGGAGCCAAGGTCGTGGCGGAGGCGCTGAACCGCGCCGGGGTTGCGCCGGGCGATGTGGAACATGTCGTATTCGGGCAGGTCATGCCTACCAGCGCGAAGGATGGGATGCTGGCGCGCGCCTGCGCGCTGAACGCCGGGGTGCCGGTGGAGACGCCCGCGCTGACGCTGAACCGCCTGTGCGGATCGGGCGTGCAGGCGATTATATCCGCTGCGCAGATGATGAAACTGGGCGAAGCCGGGATCACGGTCGCGGGCGGTACCGAGAGCATGTCCAACGTGCCCTATCACGACCATGGCGTGCGCTGGGGCAAGAAGATGGGCGACAATGTTCTGGTCGACGCGCTGACGCAGGGATTGCAGGACGGGATCGGCGGCTATCATATGGGCGTCACGGCGGAAAATGTGGCCGAACGTCATTGCATCACTCGCGAGGAGCAGGATGCGTTGGCGCTGGAAGGGCATCAGCGCGCGAGCCGCGCCATTGCCGAGGGACGGTTCAAGGACCAGATTCTTCCCATCGAGATCAAGACCCGCAAGGGCATGACCCTTTTTGACACCGACGAGCATCCGCGCGCCGACACCAGCGCTGAGACGCTGGCGGGCATGAGGGCGGTGTTCAAGAAGGACGGCACGGTAACGGCGGCGAACGCATCCGGCATCAACGATGGTGCGGCGGCAGTCGTGCTGGCGACGGGCGCCGAAGTGGAAAAGCGCGGGTTGAAGCCGCTGGCGAAGATCATCGCCTGGGGCCATGCCGGGGTTGAACCCGAATATATGGGTGAAGGGCCGATCAAGGCTGTCCCCGTCGCGTTGAAGCGCGCCGGACTGACGCTGGACCAGATGGACGTGATCGAGGCGAATGAGGCTTTCGCGGCGCAGGCGCTGGCCGTCGCCAAGGAGCTGGGTTTCGATCGTGAGAAGCTGAACCCCAACGGGTCGGGCGTGGCGCTGGGCCATCCGGTCGGTGCGACGGGCTGCATCCTGACGGTGAAGGCCGCCTATGAACTGAAGCGGATCGGCGGCAAATATGCGCTGATCACCATGTGCATTGGTGGCGGGCAGGGCATCGCGATGATCATCGAGAATGTGGCATGA
- a CDS encoding acyl-CoA carboxylase subunit beta yields the protein MSKLAIIEQLEAKRDAARLGGGQRRIDAQHGRGKLTARERVEVLLDEDSFEELDMYVEHNCVDFGMEEQHIPGDGVVTGSGTINGRLVFLFSQDFTVYGGAVSERHAMKICKIMDSAMKVGAPVIGLNDSGGARIQEGVASLAGYAEIFQRNVLASGVIPQISVIMGPCAGGAVYSPAMTDFIFMVKDSSFMFVTGPDVVKTVTNEVVTQEELGGAVTHTTKSGVADVAFENDIEALLAVRDFVDFLPASNKEPVPERPSADPWDRSEPSLDTLIPANANQPYDMHELIRKIVDEGDFFEVQPAHAGNILCGFGRIEGKTVGIVANQPMVLAGVLDINSSKKAARFVRFCDAFEIPIVTLVDVPGFLPGTAQEHNGIIKHGAKLLFAYAEATVPKITLITRKAYGGAYDVMSSKHLRGDLNYAWPTAEIAVMGAKGAVEIIFRGKTADEIAERTKEYEDRFANPFVAASKGFIDEVIQPHSTRKRIALGLRKLRNKAIENPWKKHDNIPL from the coding sequence ATGTCGAAACTGGCCATCATCGAACAGTTGGAAGCCAAGCGCGACGCCGCGCGTCTGGGCGGCGGGCAACGTCGCATCGACGCACAGCATGGCAGGGGCAAGCTGACCGCGCGCGAGCGGGTAGAGGTTTTGTTGGACGAGGACAGCTTTGAAGAGCTGGACATGTATGTCGAGCATAATTGCGTCGATTTCGGCATGGAGGAGCAGCATATTCCGGGCGACGGCGTCGTCACCGGATCGGGCACCATTAATGGCCGCCTGGTATTTTTGTTCAGCCAGGATTTCACTGTCTATGGCGGCGCGGTGTCCGAGCGGCACGCGATGAAGATCTGCAAGATCATGGATAGCGCGATGAAGGTCGGCGCGCCGGTGATCGGCCTCAACGACTCCGGCGGCGCGCGCATCCAGGAAGGCGTTGCATCGCTGGCGGGCTATGCCGAAATCTTTCAGCGCAACGTGCTGGCGTCGGGCGTCATTCCGCAGATCAGCGTCATCATGGGGCCTTGCGCGGGCGGCGCGGTCTATTCCCCGGCGATGACCGACTTCATCTTCATGGTGAAAGATTCGAGCTTCATGTTCGTGACCGGGCCGGACGTGGTGAAGACCGTCACCAACGAGGTCGTGACCCAGGAGGAACTGGGCGGCGCCGTCACCCACACCACCAAATCGGGCGTGGCCGACGTGGCGTTCGAGAATGATATCGAGGCGCTGCTGGCAGTACGCGATTTCGTCGACTTCCTGCCCGCGTCGAACAAGGAGCCGGTGCCCGAGCGGCCAAGCGCGGACCCATGGGATCGGAGCGAGCCGAGTCTGGATACGCTGATCCCCGCCAATGCGAACCAGCCCTATGACATGCACGAATTGATCCGCAAGATCGTGGACGAAGGCGATTTTTTCGAGGTGCAGCCAGCCCATGCGGGCAATATCCTGTGCGGTTTCGGGCGGATCGAGGGCAAGACCGTCGGCATCGTCGCCAACCAGCCGATGGTGCTGGCCGGGGTGCTCGACATCAACTCGTCCAAGAAGGCGGCGCGGTTCGTGCGCTTCTGCGACGCGTTCGAGATTCCGATCGTCACGCTGGTAGACGTGCCGGGTTTCTTGCCGGGGACGGCGCAGGAGCATAACGGCATCATCAAACATGGTGCCAAGCTGCTGTTCGCCTATGCCGAGGCGACGGTGCCCAAGATCACGCTGATCACGCGCAAGGCCTATGGCGGCGCCTATGACGTCATGTCGTCCAAGCATCTGCGCGGCGACCTGAACTATGCCTGGCCGACCGCCGAGATTGCGGTGATGGGCGCGAAGGGCGCGGTAGAGATCATCTTCCGCGGCAAGACGGCGGACGAGATCGCCGAACGGACCAAGGAATATGAGGACCGCTTCGCCAACCCGTTCGTGGCGGCGAGCAAGGGCTTCATCGACGAGGTGATCCAGCCGCACTCGACCCGCAAGCGGATTGCCCTGGGGCTTCGCAAGCTGCGGAACAAGGCGATTGAGAATCCCTGGAAGAAGCACGACAATATCCCGCTTTGA